One genomic window of Clostridium taeniosporum includes the following:
- a CDS encoding DUF378 domain-containing protein: MKALDYIALILVIIGAINWGLIGFFQINIVDILFGYATIFSRTVYSLVGIAGVYSLSFFTKERVTA; encoded by the coding sequence ATGAAAGCATTAGATTATATTGCGCTTATTTTAGTTATTATAGGTGCAATTAATTGGGGTTTGATTGGATTTTTTCAAATAAATATAGTAGATATCTTATTTGGATATGCTACAATTTTTAGCAGAACAGTCTATTCTTTAGTTGGAATAGCTGGAGTATATTCTCTTTCTTTTTTTACAAAAGAAAGAGTTACTGCATAA
- a CDS encoding putative ABC transporter permease: protein MHILNNFSLYNLIYFFMIYSFLGWCVEISYAYKNNHYFINRGFLYGPFCPIYGFGIVFMLVTLHNFTDNLLLLFILATLLTSFIEYLTGFILEKVFKSKWWDYTEDPFNLHGRICLGFSLLWGAASVIVIKILHPIIEYLIDNLPITIGTYIFHIIIIYFIIDFIFTINSLVDFKNLLIKLQTDKSGLLEKCIEFISFTKKKASNKSKNLEAKFSKFILKLNHIRLIKSFPNVSSKSFDSILKPLKEKILKKD, encoded by the coding sequence ATGCATATATTGAATAATTTTAGCTTATATAATTTAATTTACTTTTTTATGATATATTCTTTTTTAGGATGGTGCGTAGAAATAAGTTATGCTTATAAAAATAATCATTATTTTATAAATAGAGGATTTTTATATGGTCCATTTTGCCCTATTTATGGTTTTGGAATTGTTTTTATGTTAGTTACATTACATAATTTCACAGATAACTTATTGTTGTTATTTATTTTAGCTACATTATTGACTTCATTTATAGAGTATCTAACTGGTTTTATTTTAGAAAAAGTCTTTAAATCAAAATGGTGGGATTATACTGAAGACCCTTTTAATCTTCATGGAAGAATTTGTCTTGGTTTTTCACTGCTTTGGGGTGCTGCATCTGTAATAGTTATTAAAATTCTTCATCCTATAATTGAATACTTAATTGATAATTTGCCTATAACTATCGGAACATATATTTTTCATATTATAATAATCTATTTTATTATTGATTTTATTTTCACTATAAATTCTTTAGTTGATTTCAAAAATCTTCTAATTAAACTTCAAACTGATAAAAGTGGTTTACTAGAAAAATGTATAGAATTTATATCTTTTACTAAAAAGAAAGCTAGTAATAAATCAAAAAACTTAGAAGCTAAATTTTCAAAATTTATCTTAAAATTAAATCACATAAGATTAATCAAATCTTTTCCAAATGTTTCTTCAAAATCATTTGATTCAATTCTAAAACCATTAAAAGAAAAGATACTAAAAAAAGATTAA